From one Microbulbifer sp. A4B17 genomic stretch:
- the typA gene encoding translational GTPase TypA, translated as MIENLRNIAIIAHVDHGKTTLVDKLLSQSGTLDRRDEGAERVMDSNDQERERGITILAKNTAIRWNDYRINIVDTPGHADFGGEVERVLSMVDSVLLLVDAVDGPMPQTRFVTQKAFEQGLNPIVVINKIDRPGARPDWVMDQVFDLFDSLGATDEQLDFPVVYASALNGIAGLDDTDLADDMTPLFQMIVDKVEPPKVDPKGAFQMQISALDYSSYVGVIGVGRITRGTLTPNQQVVVLDREGNSRKAKVLQVMGYLGLERTEVEQASAGDIVCITGVGELNISDTLCDPDTPDALPALSVDEPTVSMTFQVNDSPFAGQDGKFVTSRNIKERLDQELIHNVALRVEQGDSPDKFRVSGRGELHLSVLIETMRREGFELGVSRPEVVQKEVDGEIHEPYEEVVIDVEDQHQGPIMEELGLRKAELTNMEPDGKGRVRLTFIVPSRGMIGFRNQFLTLTSGSGIMTSIFDHYGPVKQGEVAKRINGVLVSMVNGKTLAYALFALQDRGRLFLGHGEDIYEGQVIGIHSRGNDLVVNPTKGKQLTNIRAAGTDEALTLTPPIRHTLEQALEFIEEDELVEVTPNHIRIRKKILQENMRKRTKK; from the coding sequence GTGATAGAGAATCTGCGCAATATTGCGATTATCGCCCACGTAGACCATGGCAAAACCACCCTTGTGGACAAGCTGTTGTCCCAGTCCGGCACTCTCGACCGCCGCGACGAAGGCGCCGAGCGCGTCATGGACTCCAACGATCAAGAGCGTGAGCGTGGCATCACCATTCTGGCGAAGAACACCGCTATCCGCTGGAATGACTACCGCATCAATATTGTCGACACCCCAGGGCACGCCGATTTCGGCGGTGAAGTAGAGCGCGTACTGTCCATGGTGGATTCTGTTCTACTGCTCGTAGACGCCGTAGACGGCCCCATGCCACAGACCCGCTTTGTTACTCAGAAGGCGTTTGAGCAGGGACTCAACCCGATCGTGGTAATCAATAAGATCGACCGCCCCGGCGCGCGCCCTGACTGGGTGATGGACCAGGTATTCGACCTGTTCGACAGCCTCGGCGCCACCGACGAGCAGTTGGACTTCCCGGTTGTCTACGCCTCCGCTCTGAACGGCATCGCCGGCCTCGACGACACCGATCTGGCCGACGACATGACCCCGCTGTTCCAGATGATTGTGGACAAGGTAGAGCCGCCTAAGGTTGACCCCAAAGGCGCCTTCCAGATGCAGATTTCCGCTCTGGATTACTCCAGCTATGTGGGCGTTATCGGCGTAGGCCGTATTACCCGTGGCACCCTGACCCCCAACCAGCAGGTAGTGGTACTGGACCGCGAAGGCAACTCCCGCAAGGCCAAGGTCCTGCAGGTTATGGGTTACCTGGGTCTTGAGCGCACAGAGGTTGAGCAAGCCAGCGCCGGCGACATCGTGTGTATCACCGGGGTGGGCGAATTGAACATCTCCGACACTCTGTGTGACCCGGACACGCCAGACGCTCTGCCGGCCCTGAGCGTGGACGAGCCCACCGTGAGCATGACCTTCCAGGTGAACGACTCTCCCTTTGCCGGCCAGGACGGCAAGTTCGTCACTTCGCGCAATATCAAGGAACGCCTGGACCAGGAACTGATTCACAACGTGGCCCTGCGTGTAGAGCAAGGTGATTCCCCAGATAAATTCCGCGTATCCGGTCGCGGTGAATTGCACCTGTCAGTACTGATCGAAACCATGCGTCGCGAAGGCTTCGAGCTGGGAGTGTCCCGCCCGGAAGTGGTGCAGAAAGAAGTCGATGGTGAAATCCACGAGCCTTACGAGGAAGTGGTGATCGACGTTGAAGACCAGCACCAGGGTCCAATTATGGAAGAGCTGGGTCTGCGTAAAGCCGAACTCACCAATATGGAGCCGGACGGCAAAGGCCGTGTGCGCCTGACCTTTATCGTGCCTTCCCGCGGCATGATCGGTTTCCGCAACCAGTTCCTGACCCTGACCAGCGGCTCCGGCATCATGACCAGTATCTTCGACCACTACGGCCCGGTAAAACAGGGTGAAGTGGCCAAGCGCATCAACGGCGTTCTGGTCTCCATGGTCAACGGCAAGACCCTCGCCTATGCCCTGTTCGCCTTGCAGGATCGCGGGCGTCTGTTCCTCGGCCACGGTGAAGACATTTACGAAGGCCAGGTTATCGGCATCCACTCTCGCGGCAACGACCTGGTGGTAAACCCCACCAAGGGCAAGCAGCTCACCAATATCCGCGCTGCCGGCACCGACGAAGCCCTGACCCTGACTCCGCCCATTCGTCATACCCTGGAGCAGGCACTGGAGTTTATCGAAGAGGACGAGCTGGTTGAGGTGACTCCCAACCATATCCGCATTCGCAAGAAAATCCTGCAGGAAAATATGCGCAAACGTACGAAGAAATAA
- a CDS encoding macro domain-containing protein, with protein sequence MTQIQLTCGDILTMSGDALVCPAHKHLIRGRGLSAQIYAHCGTQLIPQCASQRACPIGEARLTRAYDLPVNYLLHTVTPQWSSGDQWGSQAIVQLRHCYESVLELAKERGCKTILFPALGAGTNRFPHEIAAHQGLAVLRAYASRFERLTVCLHSQTALAQWQKVEQRFYGPH encoded by the coding sequence GTGACACAAATTCAGCTGACTTGTGGTGATATTTTGACGATGTCTGGAGATGCACTGGTGTGTCCAGCGCACAAGCATCTTATTCGGGGGCGGGGACTCTCTGCACAGATTTATGCCCATTGCGGGACTCAACTAATCCCACAGTGTGCCAGTCAAAGAGCCTGCCCAATAGGTGAAGCCCGTTTAACCAGAGCCTATGATTTACCCGTCAATTACCTGTTGCATACCGTTACGCCCCAGTGGAGCAGTGGCGATCAATGGGGTAGCCAGGCAATAGTGCAGTTGAGGCATTGCTATGAAAGTGTTTTGGAGTTGGCGAAAGAGCGTGGCTGCAAAACGATACTGTTTCCGGCACTGGGGGCTGGCACTAACCGCTTTCCTCACGAGATTGCGGCACATCAGGGGTTGGCCGTTTTGCGCGCTTATGCCTCAAGATTCGAGCGACTCACAGTTTGTTTGCACTCACAAACAGCTTTGGCGCAGTGGCAGAAAGTTGAGCAGCGTTTTTATGGTCCTCATTGA
- a CDS encoding glycosyl hydrolase family 18 protein yields MFSFLQSQDRTRMLEGNRSERGSKFGFKLKTAAALAAAIALSGNVSAQETTKRVSAYWADWEYWADSSFTHDNVDFSRLTHVQYAFAWNDEDGNIYFTDPYVFYGLGTQSFSGGAGDGPVKCSPQFWHPYSEYDSSIQPAVCQGWNDHETGFVKSVHDAGAKAILSMGGWTLSHKVSEMMESDTARAAFIENAVTLLTDWDFDGLDLDFEYPGYEPNGGRSIDKENFTILLTELRERFDEVEAETGKSLELTAAVACGPSIAEEGYDFAAVGEVLDYVNLMTYDFGGDWDTVAQHTSPLYPYEGQVNEGFDADSCRDMWMTEGNIPAEKIILGMSHYGRSVAGATAIGEAASGQDVANWGSDTETRYYQIVEKMESDSSFQTAYDPEAVTHYGWFEDGGFISFEDTTSIAERAQYVLDQGLGGVMIWQLRGGMLQENNDYQYPLLDAALEVFGQSGSDTGDTGDTGDTGDTGDTGDTGDTGDTGDTGDTGDTGDTGDTGDTGDTGDTGDTGDTGDTGSGGDDSGTGSSACVAFEQPYAGDPGYSIGDVVIYEGVAYESNHEPNWWSPDAAPSLWSETTCQTEDDSSDNGSSDGSDDSTDNGSDDNSDGNEGSGETASCPEFQQPYAGDEGYQVGDLVTFEGQVYVSTFGPNWWSPSAAPQYWEVSSCQ; encoded by the coding sequence ATGTTTTCTTTCCTGCAATCTCAGGATCGAACAAGGATGTTGGAGGGCAACCGCAGTGAACGCGGATCTAAATTTGGGTTTAAATTAAAAACAGCGGCAGCACTCGCAGCAGCTATCGCCTTAAGTGGAAACGTCAGCGCACAAGAGACAACCAAACGGGTATCAGCCTACTGGGCCGATTGGGAATACTGGGCCGACTCATCCTTCACCCACGACAATGTGGACTTCTCCAGACTCACTCACGTCCAGTACGCCTTCGCCTGGAACGACGAAGATGGCAACATCTACTTTACAGACCCCTATGTTTTCTATGGACTGGGAACCCAGTCTTTTTCTGGCGGCGCCGGTGACGGCCCGGTGAAATGCTCACCGCAGTTTTGGCATCCGTACAGTGAATACGATTCAAGTATTCAACCTGCCGTTTGCCAGGGGTGGAATGATCACGAAACTGGTTTCGTAAAGTCGGTACACGACGCCGGTGCAAAAGCGATCCTATCCATGGGCGGTTGGACCCTCTCACATAAAGTCTCTGAAATGATGGAGAGCGATACCGCGCGTGCCGCCTTTATTGAGAATGCGGTAACGCTCCTGACTGACTGGGACTTCGATGGCCTCGATCTCGACTTCGAGTATCCCGGCTATGAACCTAATGGCGGGCGTTCGATCGACAAAGAAAACTTCACAATACTGCTCACAGAGCTTCGCGAACGCTTCGATGAAGTTGAAGCCGAGACGGGTAAGAGCCTGGAGCTCACCGCAGCCGTAGCTTGTGGCCCCTCGATTGCTGAAGAGGGCTATGATTTTGCCGCAGTGGGAGAGGTCCTCGACTACGTCAACCTGATGACCTACGACTTCGGAGGTGACTGGGACACCGTCGCTCAGCACACTTCTCCGCTGTATCCTTATGAAGGCCAGGTCAACGAAGGCTTCGACGCGGACAGCTGCCGCGACATGTGGATGACCGAAGGTAATATCCCCGCTGAAAAGATCATTCTGGGTATGTCCCACTATGGCCGCAGCGTGGCAGGCGCTACCGCAATTGGCGAGGCCGCATCCGGACAGGACGTCGCCAACTGGGGCTCTGACACCGAAACACGCTACTACCAGATCGTGGAGAAGATGGAGAGCGATTCTTCATTCCAGACGGCCTACGATCCTGAAGCAGTTACTCACTATGGCTGGTTCGAAGATGGCGGTTTCATTTCTTTCGAAGATACAACCTCTATTGCAGAACGCGCACAATACGTGCTCGATCAGGGTCTGGGTGGTGTGATGATCTGGCAACTCCGGGGTGGAATGCTCCAGGAGAACAACGACTATCAATATCCTCTTCTTGATGCTGCACTTGAGGTCTTCGGACAGAGCGGTTCCGATACCGGAGATACCGGAGATACCGGAGATACCGGAGATACCGGAGATACCGGTGACACTGGAGATACTGGTGACACTGGCGATACCGGTGACACTGGCGATACCGGTGACACTGGCGATACCGGAGATACTGGCGATACCGGAGATACCGGAGATACCGGAGATACTGGTGACACCGGAAGCGGCGGTGACGATAGCGGTACCGGAAGCAGCGCCTGTGTTGCATTCGAGCAGCCATATGCCGGCGACCCCGGTTATTCGATCGGTGACGTTGTTATCTATGAAGGTGTTGCCTATGAGTCCAACCACGAACCCAACTGGTGGTCTCCAGACGCTGCACCGTCACTGTGGAGCGAAACCACCTGTCAAACAGAGGACGATAGCTCTGACAATGGCTCCAGCGACGGCTCCGACGACAGCACTGACAATGGCTCCGATGACAACTCTGACGGCAACGAAGGTTCAGGCGAAACTGCTTCCTGCCCTGAGTTCCAGCAGCCATACGCAGGTGACGAAGGCTACCAAGTTGGTGACCTGGTAACCTTCGAAGGCCAGGTATACGTTTCTACCTTTGGTCCAAACTGGTGGTCCCCATCAGCGGCGCCCCAGTACTGGGAAGTAAGCTCGTGCCAGTAA